One window of the Clostridium sp. MB40-C1 genome contains the following:
- a CDS encoding tyrosine-type recombinase/integrase has protein sequence MTYVSMPKYNETKKDKEDLKIITLDDFNKITTRFPQGSSFYIPLQIAFHTGMRASEVCGLTWDCIDFKKKTIKVEKIIIKKKENGSSELPKLKVQIDPF, from the coding sequence ATGACCTATGTAAGTATGCCTAAATACAATGAAACTAAAAAAGATAAAGAGGACTTAAAAATAATTACTTTAGATGACTTTAATAAGATTACAACTAGATTTCCTCAAGGAAGCAGCTTTTATATCCCTCTACAAATAGCTTTCCACACCGGTATGAGAGCTTCTGAAGTTTGTGGGCTTACTTGGGATTGTATAGATTTCAAGAAAAAAACTATTAAAGTAGAAAAAATAATTATAAAAAAGAAAGAGAATGGTTCTTCGGAACTCCCAAAACTAAAAGTTCAAATAGATCCATTCTAA
- a CDS encoding N-acetylmuramoyl-L-alanine amidase, which yields MNIIESNLSFRSLSQRKSTRGIILHYIQHKTWNVFDVHNFHKNERGWSGIGYHFLVDKRGKTFRGRPENTVGAHCLHHNHFMEFYLVLLG from the coding sequence ATGAACATTATAGAAAGCAACTTAAGTTTTAGATCACTAAGTCAAAGAAAATCAACAAGAGGAATTATACTTCACTATATCCAGCATAAAACTTGGAATGTATTTGATGTGCATAACTTCCACAAAAATGAACGAGGTTGGAGTGGTATAGGATATCATTTCTTGGTAGATAAGAGAGGTAAGACATTTAGAGGAAGGCCAGAAAACACTGTAGGTGCTCACTGCTTACATCATAATCATTTTATGGAGTTTTATCTGGTGCTTTTAGGATAG